One Drosophila ananassae strain 14024-0371.13 chromosome XR, ASM1763931v2, whole genome shotgun sequence genomic window, TACAGGTAAGATATTGCAcacttataaatattttccttatAAACCGTAATTATCTGTGTAGTATCGATCTTAtggaatatatttttaatcgtAATCACCTTGTCGATTAAAGCATGTCTGTTTGTTGTCTGTTTTCATGCAAAATAGTCTGTCAATTTTATAACTATCGCCTCCAAACTTTGCACTTACTTgtccttcttttcctttccCGCAGTCATAGGTCGGGTCGACAACTATATCGCTTAGCTGCTATTTAACCAATGttacctgtttttttttttaaatatattatatattttttttttagaaattgttATTAGTATCAGTTGAAtttatcttatagctgccaaatATAGCAAACAAGCATCAGCCAAGTGGCGTGGACAATGATTACTTAATCATTCAGAAGTATTTTTCCGATCTATCAGTTATAGGCAGATATagcaaaatgtgaaaaatttaAGTTATAATCAATGATCCATTCTATCCTTTTTACtataaaaacaccaaaatcaTGGCAATTCCGACTATTTAAAAGCTAGCAATAAAATATAGCAGAGCGAACCCGATCTTAAACAAGTTAAAATTCTATTTGATAAAGAAAAAAGGTGTGTGTCAAGTTTTGAGTCGGTAGCTTCAAAACTAAGAGACTAAGAAAACTTAGAGAAATAAACTGACGGACATATATCGACtctggaggtgatcctgattaaaaaaaaaatatatatatatagcaaaaagttaaaaaaaaatttgtatttttatcttttagcGGAATAGTAATCACGTCTTCAGGAACTCAGTGcgctataaaaaaattataagcaAATCGTCCAGCAGGCGAAACAACTCGTCAGCAACACCTAAAAGCGAGGCAAGATTCATATTTAACATTGGCGAGGACGACAATAGCCAAGACGAAAACTCAGAAGACGAGGAAGTCGGAAATGCGGGCACGGAAGTGAAAAGGATTGTCTTCGAACCCAAAGCTAAACGCATACTTCACGGAAAAGAATTTTACATTGAGAGTACAAAAGATATTGATACGATCAAGTTTCAATGCAAAGCCGACCAGAAATTGGAACGCCAACCCATAAGTTTCGAGGAAACGGATGGAGATATTAATCCTAAAGACACGAACAGGAATTCGCTAACAAGTCGTACATACGTCTGTAGCTGATTGCCCAATCAGTGATAAACTCAAATGCGAAAGTAATTTTACTATCAAGAATTTGATCTTGGATTTCTTGCTCTGGAcaagtaaatttttacatTACTTTGAGGAACATAGCGAATCGAAATATTTAACATCCGAAAATGATAAAAATTTATATGTGATTGtgaattgtttttatatatatatttgtaaatttaatgtttgtattaaatttttatgaaaaatgttATGTCAAGTTGAAAGTGCTCTTTGTTGTTATTAAttacataaggggaaagatttTTTAAGCGTTATATTCAAGGTGTCTCCAACTTGGGGAACAATTAAAATGAATCTGCAATGTAGTGGCAAGTCTCCCTTTTtaacaaaacattttaaaacattttttttttagaaaataatttatttacagatataaagcaaagtccatTTCATCTTTATCAAatcttttttgcttttattaatattcgaaTGTTAATGTTTGTTAATCGTTCGTTAATACTTTTGTCTTCTGTCGAAATACTTCTGTACTGTATTTCATTCTGCAGTAATTATGCTACGTTTTACAAAATTaagatatacatatttaacTGAGGAGTATTTTACATAGATACATATTCAGTAAAGAAGCTTATTACGATATAGTACAGTCGCAGCACATAAGAGAGTAGTATAAACATTTAACAACCTTCTCGTCTCCATTGtcatcttttttttcatttagcTTCCTCTTAGGGTCATCGTAGTCACATATTTTTCCATCCAATTGATCTGCATCCGAGCTCTGCAGAACCTTCTTCGATTTTTTGCGCTTATTTTTGTGCATCAGCTCGTTACAGTTGCGTTGATGCACCATTTCATCAATCCAATCAAAATCGGTGCTACATTGAAATCTGGGTAAACTTGATAGGCTCTCTATGGAATTAATGTCCTCCTGAAAGAAAAAGAATCTTAAGTATTTAAATatgcatatgtacatatatgtaaatattattattattacctGGTTGTTGTTATGATTCTTATATTTATTCTTCTGGGGAGAGGTCTGTGGGGAAAGAGATGTAAGTGGAGCTTCTAGTTTATGATTAGCTAATGGCGATGAGGTTGTGGCCACCGAGGCTGTAGTTCCTGTAGAACTGTTTAGGCCCGCATCTGTTTCGGCAGTTGCTGGGAGCGTAGCTGGAACCGTTGGCAAGTCATCAGGACTAAGAAAGTTTTGCTACATCAAAGTTGAGGTTTTGCGATAAGAAAGAATGATCAACGCGAAAATTCTTACCAAATGCTGGATCTGAACTGTTGTAATGACATTCGGAGATGCCATGGCCCTAGACGACGAAGTGGAGGGCGCTATGTCCGAAAAGGGACTATTCAGGCTTGGTAAGTCAGAACTAAGCGGTGTGATAGGTAAGGTGGCAGTCTCGGATAAAACAGCTATATCGTCGGATGAGCCGTTGGCGCTCTGTACTAGTGAGCAAGAGGCCACAATACTAAGCGATGAAGTTGGTATGTTGTTGGAGTCATCAGAAGTTGGCCTAAGAGggaacaaacaaaaattaaaaatatacatgTGTTTTTGCTTCTCCAAATTGACGCTTgggtataatattattttttagcaaAACATCCGTTGGTCTGAATAATGGGTCGTCATTTATTTGATCTCTAGATGGGAAAACTACTCCTccaattgttaaaaaaaactttaatttcctaaaatattttactatcctcaaaaaaaaaaaggtttggATGATTAGACGATATCAGAAATATTGCTCTCGGACATGGGTAAACCGGTTTAAAAAGTATACTGCTCAAAAATACCTTCTAGGGCCGAAGAcattgcacacttttaaaaaaatatcttcTGAAACGTTAAGGGGTTATTCttaagttttctttttctacTCTGAGTTGtgtaattttcttttccaacgAAAAGGGAAAACACCATACCATAGAAACTAACAAAAGTTACCTACGCAAAAAACATCCGGTACTTAAACTTTTTACATTGAAAGTTTGTGGTTATGGTTTTATCCCTTTAGCGTTCTGGTTTTGTTCTTAAAGTTACCATGCCGACCATTTAACTTACAAGTTAATTAGTTCGGACTGTGCTTTGCTGCCTCCCAAAGACCACACctcgctttttttttgctgccccATATACGAGATGTTCTTGCTAGTAGCGTTATAGCGACCCTTGGAGTGGGGCTTACGCCCCGGTATCCACAGAATACGCATACCGGAAGATTTGCTTTTCTTCGAAGAATTAGAAGCCATCTGAAAATCGTTTACAAAgttcaaaaattaaatgacaAATTTTTAGGAGTTGTGTCACGCAAATACTATTAAATCTAGAAATGACAGCAAAACAAAGTATGCCACGAGTGCCGAAGAAACTtattcacttcacttcaaaatacaaatataacaaagaattttaaaatgtaaaaaattgcaTTTCGTCGTCCTGATCAAAATTATCTATACACGTGATAGGGGAAAAGATTATTCCTCGATGAAATTAACCTACCCGACAGagtataaaaaatacatttgtCGAATGGATTTAGAACCAAGAAATGTTTCTCTACTATAATATATGTACCTGATACTCTTTTCTTCCACCCTCCGCTCCActccaatttaaaatttttgttttgatattaCTTTCCCAATTGGCACTACACAAAgatgtaatttttaatggtaTTATGGGAGActtcaaacaaacaaataatcCCATAATCCCATAATATCCCTCTATCCCATTTTTAGTGAACTCTTTAAAGTGCCCGGTGCTCTCTGAAAACAAACATGGAAGTCTACGTGGAAAATCAAATATCTATATCTCCGAAATACACGCGTTCATCCAAACAGACAATTTATGCTGTCGGTGATGATTCCTTTGCCTTGTTTACCGTACCATGTATACCAATTTCTTCCATGGTCGTGTTTGTTTGTAGACATCAATTACATTTCTCTAGTTCCCCATTAATTATATCAAATATGGTTTACAAACATagtttatataatatttttaacaaaataacATGGATGTTAATGGATTTTTAACCATAGTGAGTTATGTGTTTTTATTTCGACAATGTAAAACACACGTAAGTTCTAAAAATGATTCTAATGGTTGTTGGCATAGACCCAGAAACTTTCTCCTTGATATGGGACTAAATATTGTCATTCAtgtatcatataaaaaaaactcgtgacgaacctgcattccaagcccaaaatatctgatatacATTTTGGAGACGAAAAAAATGTTGATCAAGTCCCAAACTTCTATCTTcaaaaataccaaagctatGGCATTTTGTATCGTTCACTTATGTATATGGCTGGTATAGTCAATCAATCTTGGCTCGGTCTGTAAGTCGTGCAAAACTGCGTGCAAAATAAGGatggatgtgtgcaaagtttaatgtctatagctttaaaactcaGGTACTAGTTCGGGCAGAAAAAAATAGGCAGACAGACTGATAGACGGACCTTAGTATCGGcttaggaggtgatcctgatcgaaaatatatatactttatacgGTCCTTTACTaagttgcacacttttgaccaaaattataataattataatataaggtataaatttctttttttagttCTGACCAGAATGTCTGATCGGGATAGTTTTGTCACCAATCGACTCGTATTCAAGAGAATTAGGATAAGTGATTAGTAAATTTAAtaagacgaaaaacaaaagaaaatccaATTTTCCCAATGATAGCTCCCATTTAATGaacattttaaatttctttttatttcccCCAAATTCTCCAAAGCCGACTAAATTTTCTAATACGTTTTGGTACGAttaaatatacaattttttatttaaaaactattctctatatatataaaaatgatttgCTGTTCGTTAGTCTCGCTAAAACTCGAGAACGGCTGAAcggatttatcttatcttggtcttgaattattcgtgtaggtctagggaaggtttaaaaggtgagaaaaattcgaataattcccgggaaaatcctcaaaccgcatttttctatttcccatacaaacgttttctaaataaaatggagactactataatagtaggcgccggtatgtgatacattgtttgacagctactcattgttctatgctcagttaattttatgtgacaaaccgatattgtgttcactgaaaaattatgaaaaaaattggaaaaaattttaatttgaaaccATCGAATCAATCACGTGCAGTGTGGAAATTATTGAACCGCACTGATGACCGGAGACAGACAGAtcaagaaaatagtcgtattactatgtcagaattgcgttctttagtgagtgacaatgtaggagataggcttagaatgcaacgagttcgtgCATATCAAatacaacaacagcaagctagacataatgaaattgagcgaatccgcagacgcagtgctcctgtgattcttgaacgagctgcattccactatgatccggcaattgattattgtgccgaCAAATCAGAAACAATTGGGGAAATGAAgacaatttgtaaatattgtaaggcgttAAAGTACACTGGTGAATCTACTGGATTATGTTGTGCTGATGGCAAAGTAAAATTGCCACAACCAGATCCTTTACGCTctttagtttctgggattGGAAATGATTCTAAGCACTTCTTGACCAACATTCAGAAATATAACAACTGATTCCAGATGACATCATTTGGTGCTACACATATTATACAAGACAATTTCATGCCCACttcataattcaatatatggtaaaatttgatcaatttcttctcttaggtgtaccgcagaaactgtgggtgatagaacctatgtttgttctggactttggttcaggggagcttaaaggttatggagaaagtaaaattattcgtggaggaaaaaaaaagttggaaattgtcggcctgtgtaattaaacaaaatatattaattgtattttaatattgtgtgtctgtgaatatccaatttaaatcttataaatagccagtatttcaggaaaactctgttttgaaagtaagcaacatgatgtatcgaaaataataataaaacttcatgttttattcaataaatgaagtttaataaaaaaagagggtactctttaatttttgggattgaaaatgattattaattatctattgctattcaatacagttcatattaaattattgtCAAAGCAATTTAGGTGTGTTTCTAACGACAAAGGGtcaattttacattttttaccGCTCCCCAAAGTTCAaatccaataaaattattcttcGCGTTTGTGGGATCTAATGTCGCGTTTCgtaattaaacaaaagtaaaTCGCGATCTCGAAAAAATTTCAGAGtcacaaaatttaataagtaGTAGTACTGTTAAGTAGTACTGTTTTTTAATactgttaattaatttatttggtcagctccgcgaaacttaattttagctatcttcagttcttactgtatcagataatttttttaagtttgaaaaattttaaattttgtcacaaaagaagtttctgaacgcaacaaaaaaaaaaaaacaacagctggcagtacgaagtctgccgggtcagctagtattAAATAATACTTCCAATTTGGCAAAATTTTGACAAACCGTGCTTGGGTATCATGGGAGTCTAAGTATCAAATCGGGTAGctcttacaaaaaaaatgcgaGCTTTCAAAATACCTGCTAGTCAATATgggaatcaaaataaaaatatagataAAACCTTTAAAAATTCCTGCGCCAAACtttcgattttattttttcaaataaagtaaaagtttaAAGGATTTTCTTCATATTTTCTAGTTTATTGCAGACATGCACATCCACAAGCTCAAAAAAATGTACCATTAactacacacatacatatgtttgTACATATGTGAACGTAACACCAAGGCTTTACAGATGGCTacacaaaattggtagctccAATTATAGGACTACATATATCATGAGTTgacgaattttgccagatataagcgatatatgaAAAGTTGAGTCATCTCAAGGGCTATCTCCACATGCCAAATGagcctttttatacccttgcagagggtattataattttggtcaaaagtgtgcaacgcagtgaaggagacatctccgaccctataaagtatatatattcttgatcaggatcacctcctgagtcgatatgagcatgtccgtctgtccgtctgtccgtctgtctgtctgtttctacgcaaactagtctctcagttttaaagctatcgagttgaaactttgcacacacccttctttctgttgcaggcagtacataagtcggaacggccgggatcggccgactatatcctatagctgccatataactgattgatcggaaatgccattactttgttgttttttaagatagagggttgggactttccacacatattatatttgaccaaaatatcttatgtacaaaatttcataaggatcggccgactatatcctatagctgtcatacaacgatcggaattggcataactttggtgatttttaagttagaaagatgggacttggtacagattctattttggacaaaataatctgatttgccaaatttcataaggatcggccgcctatatttaataatataagatgcgtggcgccacctagcggactgcgactcaactgcaagggtatataaacttcggctccgcccgaagttagcttttctttcttgtttgaaaaacattttattaaaaaaagtttCTGTTCTGTTTAGATATCCTCATTGGTTATGAATAGACCTCGGAATTTGcatgttttcttattttttatccatttgGTGCCAAATTTTGTACTTAgacattaaatttttctaatattagaattttaaatacatattaaaagtatgctaaatatatgcaataaatatgcaaaaattattcaaacaagaaagcaaagctaacttcgggcggagccgaagttgatatacccttgcagttgagtcgcagtccgctagatggcgccacgcatcttatattattagatatatagcggatcgtatatagttggccgatccttttgaaatttggcatatcgaattatttttcccaaagaggaatccactgaaactcccatccttctaacttgaaaaacaacgaagttatggcatttccgatcaatcagttatatgacagctataggatattgttgaccgatcccagccgttccgacttatatactgcctgaaaAGAAaggaatgtgtgcaaagtttcaactcgatagcttcaaaactgagagactagtttgcgtagaaaccaacagacagacagacggacatgctcatatcgactcaggaggtgatcctgatcaagaatatatatactttatagggtcggagatgtcttcttcactgcgttgcacaattttgaccaaaattataataccctctgcaagggtataaaaattagaaTGATACCAAACTTTAagactaaataaataaataaactaaattaagactaactaaataaataaaatgatatacccttgcagttcagcggactgcgactgaactgcaagggtatatcaacttcggctccgcccgaagttagctttccgtTCTTGTTTATAATTGCAGCAGTACATTGCTACTGCTTTTCATAACAGGTCAAAAGCATCAAATATCCATtcatccaattttttttttaaatactcagGGCAACAAATACCAGATGAGAAATCCTCAACTACATAgggattttaaatttataaaatcgaATTTTAATAGAATTGCCGAAATAATAACTTCCTTGGAAGCGAGCCTTCGGGCCTTCCATTGTTAAGAGCAATGGAATTGTGGTGATAAACGTCAAAGCTTTACAAGTAGCTTCCtagaaaaatttatgattttctACTGCAACACAAAttaccataaataaaaataactattaataataatcaatCAAATTTTAATCTATTACGTCTCCACGAAAagcttttattaaatatttgaattttaataatcatattttttttatatcctttgCATGTATTTACCATATTTTGCATATTCTGCATATATTTTGCATGTTTTTGCATatgcattttatgcaaatatgcacaaaaaaaaatatgccgaTCGTTTCTAACTATGTATGCATTGAAATGAATTTTAGTGTTTTCAGAATTCAAATAACTTAAACcgttaaaaatatgcaaattccgaGGTCTAGTTATGAAGTtaggtattttttaattcacaatgttttttctaaatttttaaagtaaacataaggtattttaaaacttgtagaacaaaagttgcctgtattttattaacaaacatctccaatCCCAAATTTActaattcaaaattttttttactttccaaaccaaacgacttttggaaaatgtttgaacaaaaattatctaattgaaacaatacctttcgattggtttATATGTAGATCATTCAGATCGAATGGGGTTGTATTCGAATTTATTGGGAGCTATAAATATTATACCATGAAAAATAACCCTGAACATAAaattttctcaaattttcaagACGAGCAATTTGCAGATTCCTCTAAAAATCTTCTTCGTAATATTTCTCCCATTTGAAGATAGGACATTTCTCGGGACGAAGACTTTTAGGTACAG contains:
- the LOC6502327 gene encoding uncharacterized protein LOC6502327 isoform X1, which gives rise to MASNSSKKSKSSGMRILWIPGRKPHSKGRYNATSKNISYMGQQKKSEVWSLGGSKAQSELINLPTSDDSNNIPTSSLSIVASCSLVQSANGSSDDIAVLSETATLPITPLSSDLPSLNSPFSDIAPSTSSSRAMASPNVITTVQIQHLQNFLSPDDLPTVPATLPATAETDAGLNSSTGTTASVATTSSPLANHKLEAPLTSLSPQTSPQKNKYKNHNNNQEDINSIESLSSLPRFQCSTDFDWIDEMVHQRNCNELMHKNKRKKSKKVLQSSDADQLDGKICDYDDPKRKLNEKKDDNGDEKVVKCLYYSLMCCDCTIS
- the LOC6502327 gene encoding uncharacterized protein LOC6502327 isoform X3, translated to MASPNVITTVQIQHLQNFLSPDDLPTVPATLPATAETDAGLNSSTGTTASVATTSSPLANHKLEAPLTSLSPQTSPQKNKYKNHNNNQEDINSIESLSSLPRFQCSTDFDWIDEMVHQRNCNELMHKNKRKKSKKVLQSSDADQLDGKICDYDDPKRKLNEKKDDNGDEKVVKCLYYSLMCCDCTIS
- the LOC6502327 gene encoding uncharacterized protein LOC6502327 isoform X2, with amino-acid sequence MASNSSKKSKSSGMRILWIPGRKPHSKGRYNATSKNISYMGQQKKSEVWSLGGSKAQSELINLPTSDDSNNIPTSSLSIVASCSLVQSANGSSDDIAVLSETATLPITPLSSDLPSLNSPFSDIAPSTSSSRAMASPNVITTVQIQHLQNFLSPDDLPTVPATLPATAETDAGLNSSTGTTASVATTSSPLANHKLEAPLTSLSPQTSPQKNKYKNHNNNQILFLSGGH